The following proteins are encoded in a genomic region of Kosakonia oryzae:
- the yhcN gene encoding peroxide/acid stress response protein YhcN: protein MNIKSTVATLGILSALSFGAFAADSISADQAQSRQPLGTVSVGAVASSPMDMRAELNKKAEEQGASSYRIIEARTGDNWHATAELYK, encoded by the coding sequence ATGAATATCAAATCAACTGTTGCGACACTCGGCATTCTCTCAGCACTGTCATTTGGCGCTTTTGCTGCCGATTCCATCAGCGCAGACCAGGCACAATCACGCCAGCCTCTCGGCACCGTATCTGTAGGTGCTGTCGCCTCCTCTCCGATGGATATGCGTGCTGAACTGAACAAAAAAGCGGAAGAACAAGGCGCTTCTTCTTACCGCATTATCGAAGCACGTACCGGTGACAACTGGCACGCAACAGCCGAACTGTACAAATAA